One Salvelinus fontinalis isolate EN_2023a chromosome 11, ASM2944872v1, whole genome shotgun sequence DNA window includes the following coding sequences:
- the LOC129865454 gene encoding nucleotidyltransferase MB21D2-like has protein sequence METLISAVAPRSPAPVKKASEVDFRSGVILEQLSSQVSELVTLEQGDFGDQLALEVHTAKDFIFNMLGLVQKVDQRLPVANEYLLLSGGAREGVLDLNPEELGDYAKGADFDLDFTLLVPALKLHDRNQPVTLDMRQSAPCHSWLSLRLCDPNTLARWSICCQEENGLPPDDEEEDEEERGMGHQVSGAVPPSLHSPHQSLDGCYFSPALVADWFWGVVCEAVDELRRSPQRGIPIPERLERNGPLTTLILQAGSSRVLYDLLPVVSFRGWPAVAQSWLTANHFWDGKITEEEAISGFYLLPCPAPLGGRPDREWRLAFSRSEVQLKKCIPFPMAQAFQAAKAVLSRLLARPRTGLSPYHLRTLLFWACDRLPPSYLSSPDSDNPARLLLGLLDDLAHCILGKNCPNYFLPQCNMLEHLSDSQALLVARKLAHVRSDPTEHLRAALDQAQQAGQLKRKAAGATNGHGGSPGHRYPASGIISPSDDKLAARLQQLVTENPGKSISVFLNPDDVTRPHFRIDDKFY, from the exons ATGGAGACCTTGATAAGTGCGGTGGCCCCTCGGTCCCCAGCCCCGGTGAAGAAAGCCTCGGAGGTGGATTTCAGGTCGGGGGTCATACTGGAGCAGCTGTCATCTCAGGTGTCTGAGCTAGTCACCCTGGAGCAGGGGGACTTCGGGGACCAACTGGCCCTGGAGGTCCACACGGCCAAAGACTTTATCTTCAACATGCTGG GTTTAGTACAGAAGGTGGACCAGCGTCTCCCGGTGGCCAATGAGTACCTGCTCCTGTCTGGGGGGGCCAGGGAGGGGGTTCTGGACCTCAACCCAGAGGAGCTGGGGGACTACGCCAAGGGGGCCGACTTCGACCTGGACTTCACCCTCCTGGTGCCCGCGCTCAAGCTCCACGACCGCAACCAG CCCGTCACCCTAGACATGCGGCAGTCGGCCCCCTGCCACTCCTGGCTGTCCCTGCGTCTGTGCGACCCCAACACTCTGGCCAGGTGGAGCATCTGCTGCCAGGAGGAGAACGGATTACCCcccgatgatgaggaggaggatgaagaggaaagGGGAATGGGTCACCAAGTCTCTGGTGctgttcccccctccctccat TCCCCCCACCAGTCTCTGGATGGGTGCTACTTCTCTCCCGCGCTGGTGGCTGACTGGTTCTGGGGGGTGGTTTGCGAGGCGGTGGACGAGCTGAGACGTTCACCACAGAGAGGCATCCCCATCCCGGAGAGGCTGGAGCGCAACGGACCCCTGACCACCCTCATTCTTCAG GCGGGGTCCAGTCGAGTGCTCTATGACCTCCTGCCTGTGGTGTCCTTCCGGGGCTGGCCCGCCGTGGCCCAGAGCTGGCTGACGGCCAACCACTTCTGGGACGGGAAGATCACGGAGGAGGAGGCCATCTCTGGGTTCTACCTGCTGCCCTGCCCGGCCCCGCTGGGGGGGAGGCCCGACCGGGAGTGGAGGCTGGCCTTCTCACGCAGCGAG GTTCAGCTGAAGAAGTGCATCCCGTTCCCCATGGCCCAGGCCTTCCAGGCAGCCAAGGCTGTCCTCTCCCGCCTCCTGGCTCGTCCCCGCACTGGCCTCAGCCCCTACCACCTCCGCACCCTCCTCTTCTGGGCCTGTGACCGCCTGCCCCCCTCCTACCTGTCTTCGCCTGACTCTGACAATCCCGCCCGTCTCCTCCTGGGCCTCCTGGATGACCTGGCCCACTGCATCTTGGGTAAGAACTGTCCCAACTACTTCCTGCCCCAGTGCAACATGCTGGAGCACCTGTCGGACAGCCAAGCCCTGCTGGTGGCCCGGAAGCTGGCTCACGTCCGCTCAGACCCCACCGAGCACCTCCGGGCGGCCCTGGACCAGGCACAGCAGGCAGGCCAGCTCAAGAGGAAGGCGGCGGGCGCCACCAACGGGCATGGCGGGTCACCTGGCCACAGGTATCCGGCCAGCGGCATCATCTCACCCTCGGACGACAAGCTGGCGGCCAGGCTGCAGCAGCTGGTGACAGAAAACCCAGGGAAGTCGATTTCTGTGTTTCTCAACCCTGATGATGTCACTAGGCCACACTTCCGCATCGATGACAAATTCTACTGA
- the LOC129865455 gene encoding transmembrane protein 256-like isoform X1 has translation MATSLVVQRLAGVSGALAVAAGAYGAHGFKNKDPEDYSRVLNYPPQLYETANKYHFYHSIALLGASRCRKPAVAGTLLVLGTGAFCGSLYHQALTEDPVLRKLAPYGGMFLIAGWLAIAI, from the exons ATGGCCACGTCTTTGGTTGTGCAGAGGTTAGCAGGAGTGTCGGGGGCACTCGCTGTCGCAGCGGGGGCATACGGAGCGCATG GTTTCAAAAACAAAGATCCAGAAGATTACTCGAGAGTG ttaaactaTCCTCCCCAGCTTTATGAGACGGCCAACAAGTACCACTTCTACCACAGCATAGCTCTGCTGGGTGCCTCTCGCTGTAGGAAACCTGCtgtg GCCGGCACCCTCCTGGTATTGGGCACAGGGGCGTTCTGTGGGTCCTTGTACCACCAGGCCCTGACGGAGGACCCTGTGCTGAGGAAACTGGCTCCTTATGGGGGCATGTTCCTGatcgctggctggctggctatagCTATCTGA
- the LOC129865455 gene encoding transmembrane protein 256-like isoform X2 encodes MATSLVVQRLAGVSGALAVAAGAYGAHGFKNKDPEDYSRVLYETANKYHFYHSIALLGASRCRKPAVAGTLLVLGTGAFCGSLYHQALTEDPVLRKLAPYGGMFLIAGWLAIAI; translated from the exons ATGGCCACGTCTTTGGTTGTGCAGAGGTTAGCAGGAGTGTCGGGGGCACTCGCTGTCGCAGCGGGGGCATACGGAGCGCATG GTTTCAAAAACAAAGATCCAGAAGATTACTCGAGAGTG CTTTATGAGACGGCCAACAAGTACCACTTCTACCACAGCATAGCTCTGCTGGGTGCCTCTCGCTGTAGGAAACCTGCtgtg GCCGGCACCCTCCTGGTATTGGGCACAGGGGCGTTCTGTGGGTCCTTGTACCACCAGGCCCTGACGGAGGACCCTGTGCTGAGGAAACTGGCTCCTTATGGGGGCATGTTCCTGatcgctggctggctggctatagCTATCTGA